A stretch of bacterium DNA encodes these proteins:
- a CDS encoding FAD:protein FMN transferase, with product MWWNKRLILSLMFSLFCLSNCGEKLFSKKFLSIGTVVEIKVVEKDKEKAWKAIAAACKEIKRLSALMNNYDEKSEISLINQNKGQGIKVSEEILEVVSQAIEFSKLTHGAFDITISPVFKCWSFNKENPKLPLMEKILEAKKKVGSQNIKIDLKKKEIILEKGTSLDLGGIAKGYIVKKACDKLREMGITKGLINAGGNIQVIGSNIRMPWKVGIQDPRNKNKIKKIIKITDKGVATSGDYEKYFILNGQRYHHILDPETGYPAKECISVTIIAKDAFLADILSTGIFVLGPDKGLALVKKLNDIECYLITSKKEYASFRFNDYLR from the coding sequence ATGTGGTGGAATAAAAGATTAATCTTATCTTTAATGTTCTCTCTTTTTTGTCTTAGCAATTGTGGAGAGAAATTATTTTCTAAAAAGTTTCTCTCTATCGGTACGGTAGTCGAGATTAAGGTGGTAGAAAAAGATAAAGAAAAGGCTTGGAAAGCCATAGCTGCCGCTTGTAAAGAGATAAAACGACTTTCTGCCTTAATGAACAATTACGACGAAAAGAGCGAGATTTCTTTAATTAATCAAAATAAAGGTCAAGGAATAAAAGTTTCAGAAGAAATTTTAGAAGTAGTCTCCCAAGCGATAGAATTTAGCAAATTAACCCACGGTGCTTTTGATATCACTATTTCTCCTGTTTTTAAATGTTGGAGCTTTAACAAAGAAAATCCCAAACTTCCTTTGATGGAGAAAATCTTAGAAGCCAAGAAGAAAGTAGGATCTCAAAATATCAAGATAGATCTTAAAAAAAAGGAGATCATTTTAGAAAAAGGAACAAGTTTAGATTTAGGAGGAATTGCTAAAGGTTATATTGTCAAGAAAGCTTGTGATAAATTAAGAGAGATGGGCATAACCAAAGGCTTAATAAATGCCGGAGGAAATATTCAAGTTATTGGAAGCAACATTAGAATGCCCTGGAAAGTAGGTATTCAAGATCCAAGAAACAAGAATAAGATTAAGAAAATAATAAAGATAACCGATAAAGGAGTAGCTACTTCTGGGGACTATGAGAAGTACTTTATCTTAAATGGTCAGCGATATCACCATATCTTAGATCCTGAGACAGGATATCCAGCTAAGGAATGTATAAGCGTAACCATCATTGCTAAAGATGCTTTTTTAGCCGATATTTTATCCACCGGGATATTTGTTTTAGGCCCGGACAAAGGTTTAGCCTTAGTAAAAAAATTAAATGACATAGAATGTTACCTCATTACTTCTAAAAAAGAGTATGCTTCCTTTAGATTTAATGATTACTTGAGATAA